The Candidatus Nitrosoglobus terrae genome segment ATTTTGCATAAATTTAGTGACTGGTAGGATCTCAAATTTCATATACGGCCTATTAAAGCGTACTAATACCCGCCTTCATTTAGCTCGCGGTAACGATCACAGCCAATCTGATACCCATTATCGCAAGCCTTTCCGAACCACTCTTTAGCTTCCCTATAGCTCTGACGAACACCTTGACCTTGAGCGTATGAGGCTCCAAGCATAAGTTGAGCCTTTGGGTTTCCGCTGGCAGCCGCCTTTTTAAACCACTCCCAAGCTTTCCCATAATCTTGGCGAACACCCTTGCCTTCCTCATACAGTATCCCCAGAGCAAGCTGAGCATCCGAATTCCCATTGCTGGCGGCTTTTTCAAACCATTCCCTGGCTCTCACATAGTCTTGGAGAACGTGCTTACCTTCTCCATACAACATTCCAAGAGCAAATTGGGCATGAGCATTTCCTCGCACTGCAGCTTTTTTAAAGGATTTCAGGGATTTTTCAAGCCATTTTTGAGCTTTATCAAAATCCTGCCGAACACCTACGCCATTGGCATATAATGCTCCAAGCGCAAACTGGGAGTCTGCATCTCCTTTATGGGCTTTTTTAATAATTTGATCAATCGCCTCTTTATTGGATACTAGTCCTTGAGCAAAGCTTGGTACACCAAACCCTATACCAAGCACCATGACTATTATTAAAACCCTTAATCTTAAGCCCATTATTCTTTCCTTAGTTATATTGAACCTAGGTTTATATCACCAGTTTTAGAAATTTATTTAAAACTTTACTTCCCTACTGAGTTTGAAATAATTAACCTTACTATTGCCAACATTGCTTTAAAGAAACAGCTAAATAAGCAGTAATATAAATACCACTACTATCGTAAATAAAAGTAGCCTATTTAGTGAGTAGTTGCCAATATCAGCCGGTTTAGTCGCTTAACAAAAGCCACCGGCTCTTCTAGACGCCCTCCTTCAGTAATTAGCGCCTGATCAAATAAAAGATGGGTCCAATCATTAAAACACTCTTCCTCTACTTCTTTATTAAGGCGAACAACGATAGGATGAACAGGATTTAATTCCAATGTGGGCTGAACATGGGGAGCTTCTTGTCCGGCCTCTTTCAGCAATCGCCCTAGATAACCGCTCATATCATGCTCACCTACTACCAAACAGGCTGGAGAATCGGTAAGCCGATGAGTGATTCGTACTTCTTTAACTTTATCTCCAAGGCTTTTCTTAACTCTTTCCGTTAATTCTTTAAAATTTTCTTCAACTTCTTTTTGTTGCTGTTTTTCCTGCTCATCTTCCAAATCACCCAAATCAAGCTCACCTTTAGTGATCGACTGTAATAACTTATCTTCAAACTTAGAAAATGAAGCCACTAGCCACTCATCTACCCGGTCTGAAAGCAGTAAAACCTCAACCCCTTTCTTACGAAATACTTCTAAATGCGGGCTGCTCTTAGCTGCAAGAAAACTGTCTGCGGTAATATAATAAATTTTATCCTGCCCAGCTTTCATCCGTGATACATAATCCGCTAGGGAAACGGTTTGCGCTTCAGTGTCACTATAAGTAGAAGCAAAACGCAATAATTTTGCAATTTGCGCCTGATTAACATGATCCTCGCCAGGACCCTCTTTTATCACCCGCCCAAACTCCTTCCAAAAAGTTTGATATTTTTGAGAATCGTCTTTAGCCAGATCCTCTAATAGCCCTAAAACTTTTTTAGTTGATCCCGCTCGGATGGTATCGATGATCTTATTGTTTTGTAAAATTTCCCGAGAAATATTCAAGGGCAAATCACTAGAATCTACCACCCCTTTTACAAAGCGCAGATAACGAGGCATCAATTGCTCAGCATTGTCCATAATAAATGTCCGCTGTACATAGAGCTTAATCCCGTGGGTATGATCTCGCTCCCAAA includes the following:
- a CDS encoding tetratricopeptide repeat protein — its product is MGLRLRVLIIVMVLGIGFGVPSFAQGLVSNKEAIDQIIKKAHKGDADSQFALGALYANGVGVRQDFDKAQKWLEKSLKSFKKAAVRGNAHAQFALGMLYGEGKHVLQDYVRAREWFEKAASNGNSDAQLALGILYEEGKGVRQDYGKAWEWFKKAAASGNPKAQLMLGASYAQGQGVRQSYREAKEWFGKACDNGYQIGCDRYRELNEGGY
- the htpG gene encoding molecular chaperone HtpG; protein product: MTAINQKETLGFQTEIKQLLNLMIHSLYSNKEIFLRELISNAADAADKLRFEALTDDALYENDNALRICLSYDKDSRTITITDNGIGMERQEVIDNIGTIAKSGTQSFLQNLSGDQTKDMHLIGQFGVGFYSAFIVADKVILETRRAGLGSEHGVRWESKGEGDYTIENLEKKSRGTTIILHLREGEDEFLNGWRLRHIVTQYSDHINLPIEMKKEDSDDKTEESGEEWEQVNKATALWTLPKNEITDEEYQAFYKHVSHDFDDPFAWIHNRVEGKLEYTSLFFIPVRAPFDLWERDHTHGIKLYVQRTFIMDNAEQLMPRYLRFVKGVVDSSDLPLNISREILQNNKIIDTIRAGSTKKVLGLLEDLAKDDSQKYQTFWKEFGRVIKEGPGEDHVNQAQIAKLLRFASTYSDTEAQTVSLADYVSRMKAGQDKIYYITADSFLAAKSSPHLEVFRKKGVEVLLLSDRVDEWLVASFSKFEDKLLQSITKGELDLGDLEDEQEKQQQKEVEENFKELTERVKKSLGDKVKEVRITHRLTDSPACLVVGEHDMSGYLGRLLKEAGQEAPHVQPTLELNPVHPIVVRLNKEVEEECFNDWTHLLFDQALITEGGRLEEPVAFVKRLNRLILATTH